The sequence below is a genomic window from Tachysurus vachellii isolate PV-2020 chromosome 2, HZAU_Pvac_v1, whole genome shotgun sequence.
GAGTCAAGAGAGCTATAGAGAAAACCCTGGTAGCTCCTCAGGTTATAAGACTGACTGAGGTAAGGACAGCACTGGGCTCTTTCCATCTACTTCATCACATACTGGAAGCAAtaattcatgttttttgttcttggtttttgttttaaagagaACAGCAGCTGTTTAGGAGTTGCTCTTTAATAAATTCAGCCTGGAAATTAGCAACTTTATGAGGAGGATTGGTCTGTAGATGATTGTATTAGTCATACTGATCATTGaatcaaatatttgtttatCTATCCAGGATGAGACAGACTTCTGGAACAAACTGATAGAGCGCTATCTGAAACCTGTACAAGATCCCAAAAGCCATCTAGAGCAAGTGGAAAGGGAACTGAAATCCCTACGGAACAAGGTGACAATCCTAACAATCTCAGATTCTCTTCCTTAATTTCACTGAAATCCATCAATCTAGTCTTTAACTTCATTAAAATTCCTACTCTGTTTCCATTCCAGGCAgtatttctgtactttattgtGAACGTCTTATGGGTTGTGGCCACATTTTTTCTTCAAGCCATTGGAGGTGACATAATTAGCATCAAGATTCCTAAATATCTGCCTAATGGCAGTTTGGCTGATGAACCTTTGAAGGTGGAACCACTAAGTTTAATGTTCTTGCTGTCTTTTGCCTTACTTCTGTTGATCCAGTTTCTGGCTATGCTTTACCACAGGTACATTACATATGCATAATACAGTATGATACGGTTCAAATGAGCTTAAGTGTTGTACTGATGATTTTTATAcgctttcttgtttttttttgtcttccgTAACAGAGTATACACCTTGATCCATGTGTTAGCCTACAGAGGCACGGAGAAGGACTACAGAGAAAAGGATCCCGTGAGTAATCATTTTGATTCATTCTTTTGAATATATTTGGGTATTTTACCAAATTTATGTCTATATTAGCTTTGGACCCAATATGCCAAGAATGTATGATGAAAACGGTGGGTTTAATCCATTGacgattattttttttgtgcaggaTGAGGAAGCCATGATCTTGGAGAACCAAAATGTAAATGAGCTTGTCATTACCGACGCTGACTTGAGATGAGATGAAGAGATGTGTGATTTCGgtaaatttatatttacttatgACTGCACTCTTGTAATAACAGTTTTAGTACAAGTACAAGTTTTATTGTactaaaaatgcaaatgaaaatcTAGCCAATAGAAAGGGAAAATAATGCAATGACTCAAGTATGTGCAATAAatactgtgtactgtatttattatatatatatatatatacatatatatatatatatatatatatatatatatatatatatatatatatatatatatatatatatatatatgtgattcTTTTATGGTGAAGGCTAAGAAAGAAAAGCTGTAGCTGAAAGACTCTCTGCAGTTCTACTGTATGTCTAAAGAGTTTGTGTTAACATAAGCAGTCATGAAACAATTCTTATCAACAAATGATAAAGCTATCATATAATCATTTACATTCAAGATTGACCAACTCATTTGTATCGGTGCTGTATATTATAAATCAAAATCCCAGATTCCTGAAAGAGGATTGTCATAATTATAAAGGTACAAGATCACCAGACTCACACAAcaaggttgttgtttttttcaaaacatGCTCTGTGtggttcacttttttttttttacaaccaaATGACTGTCCATTTACGAGCCAGGTGCcagaagtttaaaaatgaagctGTAATTTCTGGTTAGTTAGTTTACTGCTGGATTAGACAGTTATGCAATCCTACAAGCTGActgtgtgattttgtgattttttttttttttttttttaaatcaattccaaatgtaataattacCTGCCTCTATAACAGTTGTGGTAGATTTTGTTAACTTTAATGTAATGGTTCAACAACATATCTGTGTAAATGATTGTTAATGTGATTTGGAGAGATTATGCATTGTAGTGTTTATGAAAGCTAAGTTTGTTTACAAGGTTCAGTATTTGTGGTgtagaaaaagtgaaaaagacaAGTGCTTTTTGTTCTTATACTTACACATTCGATGGAAAGTGCTAGTTAAATGAAAGTGTTAGATAAATGTTAACGTTGAATGCTATTAAATTTTATGCACAAATAACGcctttttgtttgttgattgaatttgcataaactgaggaaaaatgagggggggcacggtggcttagcggttagcacgttcgcctcacacctccagtgttgtgggttcgattcccgcctccaccttgtgtgtgtagagtttgcatgttctccccgtgcctcgggggtttcctccgggtactccggtttcctccccccggtccaaagacatgcacggtaggttgattggcatctctggaaaattgtccgtagtgtgtgattgcgtgagtgaatgagtgtgtgtgtgtgtgccctgcgatgggttggcactccgtccagggtgtatcctgccttgatgcccgatgacgcctgagataggcacaggctccccgtgacccgaggtagttcggataagcggtagaaaatgagtgagtgagagtgagtgaggaaaaaTGACTCGGCGTGGCAGGATAAGATTGGTTGAAGACGCCATTATCAAGAGCGATTACAGAAGTCTTTCACATCCTGATACTTGTTCACTAGGTCACCGATTTAGAATAACTAAAATTACTAGAGTAAGGGTATCTAAAACTCTGTTGGTGGTACTATAACCAAGAAAAGCACAAAGTTTTAAGTGATAATTTAAGCACTTCGGGAATAAGAAGACCTGGATTCATACACTGGATACTTATGGCCAAATGTATATGGACAACTAACGATCACGcacataaaacaaatttaaaaagtatttgTATATCACTATTCACAATTGAGATTGTCTCAACACAGTTTTACAGAAGCATAGTaacaataaaaattgtaaagtttaaaattcaatTACTAATTTTTcactaacatttatccctattgAGCAAAATGGAGGCggcggtggcaaggaaaaactccctgagatgataagaggaagaaaccttgtgagGAACCATGAGGAACCCACCAtcataatgtcctttctacagcagtttgtgttcgaatagaattgtgcaaccaagagctcctgagaaactaatAGGTCAgagtaatttctgagttcattatgagatcagtgtctaatctcactaatgctcttgtagatgATTGATCACaaatccaaacaaacacactccgGAAAGCCTTCTCAGAGGAGAAGATTGGAGAGCttataacactatacaacattataacagcaaagtggATTAAATATGGAATGGGAAATTTACATGGATGTGACGTTCAGGTGTCCTGCTGCACCTGATACCAGAAAAGTAtattagaattttaattttaaatacagCTATAGTTAaaattttagaattttaattctagctgcatgacttgttttcaacctgcctaagttctcacacaccaccgCACTGCTActctccctccactggcttccagtagttGAAAACATCTGATTCAAagcactgatgcttgcctacaaagcaaaAAATGGACCGgttccctcttacctcaaagctcaaTCACTCCTCCATCTCACACCTTCCAATCTACCGATCTGTCagcactggtcccaccatctctcaggttaagaggtaggtatacatcaagactctttacTGTTCTGTCACAGAGgtagtggaatgaacttcccctagatatATGAACAACTGAGTCACTGTTGATCTTCAAACGAATAATAAAGACCTACCTCTTACTGAAATTCTTCAACTAGCTCTTATTTtccgtttgtttttatttatttaaaaaaataaatagccaGTTTAGCTGTACACACAAGAGCCGCCTTTATTAGGGGATAAAACCCGAGCCAGACGAAGCACCTACAATTTTCCAGTGTTCCCTCATGTTCCCTCGTCTTCCGTCACAAAGCAAAAGCCGAATTAATAGTTAATAGCTTTAATTAGATAGTAATTATAagtatttttatgttgttgcCATGAGGAAAGTGTTTGATGGCTGTAATGCTTAGGAATGATTATATAACAAACTCGACACTTCTGGAACGTAATAAAATCTATTCAAATCATTCGGCCGGTTTTGTTTTCACGTCTTGatataaaagcttttttacgtttaaaatctaaaacacgtacactctttttttttttttaaatcaattccaaatgtaataattacCTGGCTCTATAACAGTTGTGGTAGATTTTGTTAACTTTAATGTAATGGTTCAACAACATATCTGTGTAAATGATTGTTAATGTGATTTGGAGAGATTATGCATTGTAGTGTTTATGAAAGCTAAGTTTGTTTACAAGGTTCAGTATTTGTGGTgtagaaaaagtgaaaaagacaAGTGCTTTTTGTTCTTATACTTACACATTCGATGGAAAGTGCTAGTTAAATGAAAGTGTTAGATAAATGTTAACGTTGAATGCTATTAAATTTTATGCACAAATAACGcctttttgtttgttgattgaatttgcataaactgaggaaaaatgagggggggcacggtggcttagtggttagcacgttcgcctcacacctgcagtgttgtgggttcgattcccgcctccaccttgtgtgtgtagagtttgcatgttctccccgtgcctcgggggtttcctccgggtactccggtttcctccccccggtccaaagacatgcacggtaggttgattggcatttctggaaaattgtccgtagtgtgtgattgcgtgagtgaatgagtgtgtgtgtgtgccctgcgatgggttggcactccgtccagggtgtatcctgccttgatgcccgatgacgcctgagataggcacaggctccccgtgacccgaggtagttcggataagcggtagaaaatgagtgagtgagagtgagtgaggaaaaaTGACTCGGCGTGGCAGGATAAGATTGGTTGAAGACGCCATTATCAAGAGCGATTACAGAAGTCTTTCACATCCTGATACTTGTTCACTAGGTCACCGATTTAGAATAACTAAAATTACTAGAGTAAGGGTATCTAAAACTCTGTTGGTGGTACTATAACCAAGAAAAGCACAAAGTTTTAAGTGATAATTTAAGCACTTCGGGAATAAGAAGACCTGGATTCATACACTGGATACTTATGGCCAAATGTATATGGACAACTAACGATCACGcacataaaacaaatttaaaaagtatttgTATATCACTATTCACAATTGAGATTGTCTCAACACAGTTTTACAGAAGCATAGTaacaataaaaattgtaaagtttaaaattcaatTACTAATTTTTcactaacatttatccctattgAGCAAAATGGAGGCggcggtggcaaggaaaaactccctgagatgataagaggaagaaaccttgtgagGAACCATGAGGAACCCACCAtcataatgtcctttctacagcagtttgtgttcgaatagaattgtgcaaccaagagctcctgagaaactaatAGGTCAgagtaatttctgagttcattatgagatcagtgtctaatctcactaatgctcttgtagatgATTGATCACaaatccaaacaaacacactccgGAAAGCCTTCTCAGAGGAGAAGATTGGAGAGCttataacactatacaacattataacagcaaagtggATTAAATATGGAATGGGAAATTTACATGGATGTGACGTTCAGGTGTCCTGCTGCACCTGATACCAGAAAAGTATATTAgaagaattttaattttaaatacagctataattaaaattttagaattttaattctagctgcatgacttgttttcaacctgcctaagttctcacacaccaccgCACTGCTActctccctccactggcttccagtagttGAAAACATCTGATTCAAagcactgatgcttgcctacaaagccaaaaatggaccggttccctcttacctcaaagctcaaTCACTCCTCCATCTCACACCTTCCAATCTACCGATCTGTCagcactggtcccaccatctctcaggttaagaggtaggtatacatcaagactctttacTGTTCTGTCACAGAGgtagtggaatgaacttcccctagatgtctgaacaacTGAGTCACTGTCGATCTTCAAACGAATAATAAAGACCTACCTCTTACTGAAATTCTTCAACTAGCTCTTATTTtccgtttgtttttatttatttaaaaaaataaatagccaGTTTAGCTGTACACACAAGAGCCGCCTTTAATAGGGGATAAAACCCGAGCCAGACGAAGCACCTACAATTTTCCAGTGTTCCCTCATGTTCCCTCGTCTTCCGTCACAAAGCAAAAGCCGAATTAATAGTTAATAGCTTTAATTAGATAGTAATTATAagtatttttatgttgttgcCATGAGGAAAGTGTTTGATGGCTGTAATGCTTAGGAATGATTATATAACAAACTCGACACTTCTGGAACGTAATAAAATCTATTCAAATCATTCGGCCGGTTTTGTTTTCACGTCTTGatataaaagcttttttacgtttaaaatctaaaacacGTACACTCTCCCAGCTCCCcgaaacattttaaactttgtcatttttactctgaatttttatattcctgtaaagctgctttgagacaaggcCCATTGTTTATACtgtgatacaaataaaaatcaaactgAATTGATTCAATCAAGGATAAACTCCCTAATGGTACATTTATACTTATTTCTATGTTATAAACAGATCAGTGATATCGATATTCGGTGTAGAAACTTGTTATGGAGGGAATACTTTAGCATGAAGCTATAGAATATGGGCAGTGTGTAAGAGttaagagatttatttttgcactGGGGTTTCAGGTTGAATATGAACTTGTGGATTGAACGATGCACATTCATAGCCAGAACAAACCAGCACTTAATGCAGTAAATCAGCTtttaattcagattttatttgttttgaggTTAACTTTATATTACACCTCTCAGCCATGAATAAATTAACTGAAATGACAATTCCAGAAATCAGTAGCTTGATGTGTACCaaagattaaaaacaacaaaaaaaaaaacacaaagctaagTGTGCGTAACAGTCTTAGAAATAATCGttctttatatacatttttattccgATCTATTCTGAAAGCCTACGTCCCTTTGATACGGGAGCTCAATTGTACTGATGATGTTATTCAGATAAAATTCtaagtgttttttgtgtttaaaattttatttctgaaagttATGATCCGCTCGTTATGGAGAGAAAACCGCCGCCGGTCACGGCTGCTCATCATTTcgctgtttttttctccatgctggaaagagaagagaaaaacaaaggagaaagaagatagaattattttgtattacaaAGCTGTTCTCAATTGTTTCAATACTTTGCTAGACAAGTTGACATAATTGTAGATTAGAGGTCAATCAGTTAGCTCCTTGGAGCAGTGCTGGCTCATGTGGTTAAGGCACTtattgttgatcagaggatcgaggttcaagccccagcacttacaagctgccactgttgggcccttgagtgagGCCCTTGACCCTCtttgctccaggggcgctgtatcatgtctgatcctgtgctctgacctcaaaCTCCAAAGTTGTGATAtatgaaataaagaataaaaggcTTCTTCTCTTACCGAGAAGGCTATAAAACGGCGACGTCTTACTTGTATTTAATAAGCCGTCCTCCCTGAATGAGCTGCGCCGCCTCGTTGGTGAAATGGCAGGCAAAGAGGAGCCAGTTCCTTGGCTGTACCTTGTAGGCAAATCTCATGAACAGCAGCGAGTAGCAGGTCAGAGCTGGAGAAAGTGagataaatatgtgtaaatatttaacgTAAAAGTAATACAGCTCATACGGATGGGATCAAAAGTGATAGAACAGGAGACTACATGGTGTACTGACCGAACCTCACTCACTTTCATGATTTTCTCCGCTTATAccaaacaatttgtttttaaatcagtccataataaagtgtattaaaacACCTCAAAAGCAGTCACCAGTGTTACCTCgacacaaaagagaaaaatgatCCGTCTCCTTTTAGCATTTGAGAATAGAGATCCTGTTGTAACTGGTTCAACAGCTATAATAAACAGACTGAAACCTATTATTGGCTAAATCTAAAAGCTTAGATGCCTCTATTATGGAAAAAAACACTCcggaaatattggcacccttggaAAGACGGGTTAATTAAGGGATTAGGGGAAAAAatggtctgtttttatttgtcataaTCTCACCTAGAAAACTGAGAGAACTGGagctacagaaaaaaatatatatatatatattcagttgTGTACAAAAGTCTGAGACCCCCCTTGTTTTTCATCAAGTGATGATTCTAATTCATTCCATTTTCATAAAACAATATCAAACATGAAGTTCGATGTTACAGATAACACGTTCCATACGGGCTTACTGTTGAAGACCTCTGGGTGTGATTCATAATGATGAAAAATAATTATGGAAAACTAATTAAAATCtgcaacacattttttaaaccagggtgccaataattttagaGCTGACTCtgcatatatacaaatattaaaaaaaaaaaaaataaataaataaaaaatcgcAGAGGTTGCATTTTATATCTACGCATGTGTGCCAACCACAGACAAAGCATCAGTTTGTGAAACTATTTAAACTAGACACATCTGCTTTATCACGTACCAAAGGTCATTCGTCCGCTGATAATTTCTGGACTTTTCTTCATGTCGCTGATGGCAGCAATCGGCAGCCCCCAGTTTGCTACTGGACCCCAAAAGTGctgaaaatgaataaagcaGATCAGCAACAGTAATTTAATCACACTTTTCTTAAAAGATCTATGTGAAGGCTGAATGATGTGTTTGGTATgtgtcagacacacactaaAGAGATTTTCACACGTGAAACAGTTAATACTGGGTTCTTGTAAACCCCCGAGACATACATAGTTCACCTGGGGTTAGTAATAAATCCAGtgacgtttcacactgtacgTTCTTAAACCCTGGGTTCTTATTTGCATCTTTACACTTTCATCAACCGTGATTGGATAAACTCAGAACGAGCACGTTAAATAACAGTCATGTCTGTCTTCTGTGCCCAAGCAAGcattgttatctttcacagctttgttATCATTTTACGTTGTGtaattatattcatttgttGATAACCAGCTTCTGTTAATGTTTCAGAGAATTCCTTAAATGCTCTATTATTTCTTTCTGCCAGACAGTTTGACT
It includes:
- the mpc1 gene encoding mitochondrial pyruvate carrier 1; translation: MAGTLARKAVDHLRSKEFRDYLMSTHFWGPVANWGLPIAAISDMKKSPEIISGRMTFALTCYSLLFMRFAYKVQPRNWLLFACHFTNEAAQLIQGGRLIKYNMEKKTAK